The segment TTCCTGCTCCCGCAGGGCCGGGCCTTCCGTGCCACCGACGGCGTCCTGACCCAGGCGGCGGCCATGCGCCGGGGCCGGGATCTGAAGGACGCCAAGGACCGGGCCTCGGCGGAGACCGTGGCCCGGGAGCTGGTGGCCAAGGTCATCCGCATCACCGCCAAGGCGGGCACCGAGGGCCGGCTGTTCGGGTCGGTCACCGCCGCCGACGTGGCCGAGGCGGTGGCGGCCCAGG is part of the Acidimicrobiales bacterium genome and harbors:
- the rplI gene encoding 50S ribosomal protein L9, which produces MRVVLRADVDGVGKKGDVVEVADGFARNFLLPQGRAFRATDGVLTQAAAMRRGRDLKDAKDRASAETVARELVAKVIRITAKAGTEGRLFGSVTAADVAEAVAAQAGVSLDRRRVELPEPIKTLGSHDVGVKLHSEVEFRITVEVVSA